In Candidatus Woesearchaeota archaeon, one DNA window encodes the following:
- a CDS encoding AAA family ATPase — MNQQILFLRGLPASGKSTFAVIHCTKFINFKRINKDSIREFMGNPPFNQKFEKLVLDIQHKAGNYLLDAGFSIIVDDTNFSQRHYNWWEKIANERDIDFVLKEFNTPVEECVQRDKNRKKPVGEDVIMNMYRKYLK; from the coding sequence ATGAATCAACAAATATTATTTTTAAGAGGGTTGCCTGCATCTGGTAAAAGTACTTTTGCAGTAATACATTGTACTAAATTTATTAATTTTAAAAGAATTAATAAAGATTCTATTAGAGAATTTATGGGTAATCCTCCTTTTAACCAAAAATTTGAAAAGTTAGTTTTAGATATACAACATAAAGCAGGAAATTATTTACTTGATGCTGGATTTTCTATAATAGTTGATGACACGAATTTTTCTCAGAGGCACTATAACTGGTGGGAGAAAATTGCTAATGAGAGAGATATAGACTTTGTTTTAAAAGAGTTTAATACCCCAGTTGAAGAATGTGTCCAAAGAGATAAAAACAGAAAAAAACCAGTAGGAGAAGACGTGATAATGAACATGTATAGAAAGTATCTTAAATAA
- a CDS encoding DUF5664 domain-containing protein, with protein MKKLKNYKSLDTCPYCSSPQKDYSNSLHAWEIVYHCGCELTGAIGNSDVLISYKCQSKSKKKISELEIIKALRYNKGKLNWGLVHFKSMKPLVKVLMFGANKYEAFNWMKDMPLKDIEESAFRHLTAIMDGETHDLESGELHIGHLMCNAMFWNYHYNKQQNE; from the coding sequence ATGAAAAAATTAAAGAATTATAAAAGTTTAGATACATGTCCTTATTGTTCATCTCCTCAGAAAGACTATTCTAATTCTCTCCATGCTTGGGAGATTGTCTATCATTGTGGATGTGAATTGACAGGTGCTATAGGTAATTCAGATGTACTTATTTCTTATAAATGTCAATCTAAATCTAAGAAAAAAATTTCTGAGTTAGAAATAATAAAAGCTTTAAGATATAATAAAGGAAAATTAAATTGGGGTTTAGTTCATTTTAAATCTATGAAACCGTTAGTAAAAGTATTAATGTTTGGAGCAAATAAATATGAAGCATTTAATTGGATGAAAGATATGCCTTTAAAAGATATTGAAGAATCAGCTTTTAGACATTTAACTGCTATTATGGATGGAGAAACACATGATTTGGAAAGTGGAGAACTACATATAGGACATTTAATGTGTAATGCAATGTTTTGGAATTATCACTATAACAAACAACAAAATGAGTAA